From the genome of Streptomyces sp. V1I1, one region includes:
- a CDS encoding ATP-binding protein, whose protein sequence is MSTSTRHGGRFCGAEPDAELPTGSARSGEPEWALVQGNSPVGFAACGLDGQLRNAPQARHFVAATLNGWALHTLVPDVAVVVSELVTNAVQHALDPTSPDDGDYPVWLGIFLHPGDLVCAVTDPSSDPPRPRDADADACAVGGRGLRLISALSDTWSWSLTPPRGKTVWATLPLHPQVS, encoded by the coding sequence ATGAGCACGAGCACCCGGCACGGAGGCCGGTTCTGCGGTGCCGAGCCTGACGCGGAACTGCCGACCGGATCAGCCCGTTCAGGCGAGCCGGAATGGGCACTGGTCCAAGGCAACAGCCCGGTCGGATTCGCCGCATGCGGCCTGGACGGACAGCTTCGAAACGCTCCCCAGGCACGGCACTTCGTCGCCGCGACCCTCAATGGGTGGGCGCTGCACACTCTCGTTCCTGACGTCGCGGTGGTCGTCAGCGAACTTGTCACCAACGCCGTCCAGCACGCGCTGGACCCCACCTCGCCCGACGACGGGGACTACCCCGTCTGGCTCGGCATCTTCCTGCACCCCGGCGACCTTGTCTGCGCGGTCACCGACCCGAGCTCCGATCCGCCGCGTCCGCGCGACGCCGACGCCGACGCCTGCGCAGTGGGCGGCCGGGGCCTCAGACTCATCAGCGCACTGAGCGACACCTGGTCGTGGTCACTGACACCGCCGCGGGGCAAGACCGTATGGGCGACGCTACCCCTTCACCCACAGGTCAGCTGA
- a CDS encoding helix-turn-helix transcriptional regulator, which produces MAAADPNASLFVRPLGAVEDNPTALRLILGGKLRELRVAAGLDPVDVDGRLGFSRSKTSRMELGRHSCKPADALALLSLYGVDREERVAEFLHLVDQSRRTDWWRSFSDVLSDFFTPLVALEGAAERIRTYEPFYVPGLLQTPAYTRAVIQAGPGHLLSHEVMRRVDLRQERQRQLDQPDAPRLWAVIDESVLLRAVGGPDVMRAQLEHLVKMMERPRVTLQIAPLDVTAAVGVGTGVTCLRFALSDLKDAVYVEHLTDSTFTQKPQVVEEYRNMLDRLGACALTPAESLAVLRERIRTL; this is translated from the coding sequence ATGGCTGCAGCCGACCCGAATGCGTCGTTGTTCGTACGACCGCTAGGGGCGGTAGAGGACAACCCGACTGCGCTGAGGCTGATCCTCGGCGGCAAATTGCGCGAGCTGCGCGTCGCCGCCGGGCTCGACCCCGTGGACGTCGACGGTCGGCTCGGGTTCTCGCGGTCGAAAACCAGCCGGATGGAGCTGGGGCGGCACAGCTGCAAGCCTGCCGACGCCCTGGCCCTTCTGAGCCTCTACGGGGTGGACCGCGAAGAGCGCGTCGCCGAGTTCCTCCACCTGGTGGACCAGTCCCGCCGGACCGACTGGTGGCGCTCGTTCAGCGACGTCCTGTCCGACTTCTTCACCCCGCTGGTCGCTCTGGAAGGAGCGGCCGAACGCATCCGTACGTACGAGCCGTTCTACGTGCCCGGGCTGCTGCAGACCCCCGCGTACACCCGCGCTGTGATCCAGGCCGGACCCGGCCATCTCCTCTCACATGAGGTGATGCGCCGGGTCGATCTGCGGCAGGAACGGCAGCGGCAGCTGGACCAACCGGATGCGCCGCGACTGTGGGCGGTGATCGACGAGTCCGTCCTGTTGCGGGCGGTCGGCGGCCCGGACGTCATGCGCGCCCAGCTCGAGCACCTCGTCAAGATGATGGAGCGCCCCCGGGTCACCCTGCAGATCGCCCCGCTGGATGTGACAGCCGCGGTCGGAGTCGGCACCGGCGTGACCTGTCTGCGCTTCGCCTTGAGCGATCTCAAGGATGCCGTGTACGTCGAGCACCTGACCGACTCGACGTTCACTCAGAAGCCGCAGGTCGTAGAGGAGTACCGGAACATGCTGGACCGGCTGGGGGCATGTGCGCTGACGCCTGCGGAGTCACTCGCGGTGCTGCGCGAGCGTATTCGCACCCTCTGA
- a CDS encoding DUF397 domain-containing protein, with protein MQASALSSAMWTKSSHSNATGNCVEIAELPGGLVAIRNSRDPQGPALIYTRDEIAAFVAGARGGDFDSVIG; from the coding sequence ATGCAGGCAAGTGCTCTGAGCTCGGCGATGTGGACCAAGAGCAGTCACAGCAACGCGACAGGGAACTGTGTGGAGATAGCGGAGTTGCCTGGTGGGCTTGTGGCGATTCGTAACTCCCGTGATCCGCAGGGGCCGGCGCTGATCTATACGCGGGATGAGATTGCGGCGTTCGTGGCGGGTGCCCGAGGTGGCGACTTCGACTCCGTAATCGGCTGA